One genomic window of Campylobacter fetus subsp. fetus includes the following:
- the thyX gene encoding FAD-dependent thymidylate synthase codes for MEVKLLNFTPLWVCSNAIRTCWQSFDKGDNGGEKDVELIDRVGNKFKHASTLEHLYYNFYIKGVSRALLQELARHRIASLSVKSTRYTLKELKNESEFKVGDFESASVYIVLTGNEFVDNASINALENLRRILNQNTSLDIAKYCLPESYKTELSWSINARSLQNFLSLRSSKAALWEIRDLANLIYRNLPDEHKFIYENCLIKPE; via the coding sequence ATGGAAGTAAAACTACTAAATTTCACTCCGCTTTGGGTCTGTTCAAATGCGATCCGCACTTGTTGGCAGAGTTTTGACAAGGGCGATAATGGCGGCGAAAAAGATGTCGAACTCATAGATAGAGTAGGCAATAAATTCAAACACGCAAGTACGTTAGAGCATTTATATTATAACTTCTACATAAAAGGCGTTAGCAGAGCTTTACTTCAAGAATTAGCCCGTCATCGCATAGCAAGTCTAAGCGTAAAATCCACGCGCTACACGCTAAAAGAGCTAAAAAATGAAAGCGAGTTTAAGGTCGGAGATTTCGAGAGTGCAAGCGTTTATATCGTGCTTACTGGAAATGAATTTGTCGATAATGCAAGTATAAATGCACTTGAGAATTTGCGCCGAATTCTAAACCAAAATACAAGCTTAGATATAGCAAAATACTGCCTTCCAGAAAGCTATAAAACAGAGTTAAGCTGGAGTATAAATGCTAGAAGCTTACAGAATTTCTTAAGCCTTAGAAGCTCAAAAGCAGCTTTATGGGAGATAAGAGATCTAGCGAATTTGATCTATCGAAATTTGCCAGATGAGCATAAATTTATTTACGAAAACTGCCTTATAAAACCCGAATAA